In Desulfovibrio oxyclinae DSM 11498, a single genomic region encodes these proteins:
- a CDS encoding FAD:protein FMN transferase — MQNKRFTRRAFMRSLGIVGLGAALTPAPVAAAVRMTDSRKLSDNRFEVCETRFLMGTFVAITALHESRDAAKEATARAFGEIERLSAIFDRHKGDTPVSVLNATGRLSDVAPELRSVMEKAVIFNRRSGGAFDSTVLPLVEMLKGHADADGRINLSEKDMKDALGLVDTEAVRISDNGIRFDKQGMGVTLDGIGKGYIVDRASDVLAANGVVDHLVNAGGDIRARGERAPGKAWKIAIEDPAGKGGYPSVIHLRDAAVATSGGYEVYYDANRTHHHVINPRTAHSPTQSVSVSVTAPTVMQADALSTSAFVMPPKDGVHFVDAQPGSDCLIVGKSGANVTTRRWSRLSRT; from the coding sequence ATGCAGAACAAGCGATTCACAAGAAGAGCCTTCATGCGTTCGCTCGGCATCGTCGGGCTTGGTGCGGCCCTCACTCCCGCACCCGTCGCGGCAGCCGTTCGCATGACAGACTCCCGCAAGCTGTCCGACAACCGCTTCGAGGTCTGCGAAACTCGCTTCCTCATGGGTACCTTCGTGGCGATCACGGCTCTTCACGAGTCCCGCGACGCCGCCAAGGAAGCCACGGCCCGCGCCTTTGGCGAGATCGAACGGCTTTCCGCCATCTTCGACCGCCACAAGGGCGACACCCCGGTCTCTGTGCTGAACGCCACCGGCCGCCTGTCCGACGTCGCTCCCGAGCTGCGGTCAGTCATGGAAAAGGCCGTGATCTTCAACCGTCGTTCCGGCGGTGCCTTTGACTCCACTGTTCTTCCGCTGGTGGAGATGCTCAAGGGCCACGCTGATGCCGACGGCAGGATCAACCTGTCCGAAAAGGACATGAAGGACGCGCTGGGCCTCGTCGATACAGAAGCCGTGCGTATCTCCGACAACGGAATCCGTTTCGACAAGCAGGGCATGGGCGTGACGCTCGACGGCATCGGCAAGGGCTACATCGTGGACCGCGCCTCCGACGTGCTGGCCGCCAACGGCGTTGTCGATCACCTCGTGAACGCGGGCGGCGACATCCGCGCCCGGGGCGAACGCGCTCCCGGAAAGGCGTGGAAGATCGCCATCGAAGATCCCGCGGGCAAGGGCGGATACCCCTCCGTCATCCATCTGCGCGACGCAGCCGTCGCCACCTCCGGCGGCTACGAAGTGTACTACGATGCGAACCGCACGCATCATCACGTCATCAACCCCAGGACCGCTCACTCTCCCACCCAGAGCGTCAGCGTGTCCGTTACCGCTCCAACCGTCATGCAGGCCGACGCTCTCTCCACCTCGGCTTTCGTCATGCCCCCAAAAGACGGCGTCCACTTTGTGGATGCGCAGCCGGGAAGCGACTGCCTCATCGTCGGTAAAAGCGGCGCGAACGTTACCACGCGCCGTTGGAGCAGGTTGAGCAGGACCTAG
- a CDS encoding YeeE/YedE thiosulfate transporter family protein yields MTDVLLGILSGAAFGFVIQRVGATDPEEMALGHLMQDPRIPQFMLLAVLFSAIGLFSLQAAGGGNTLILPLTFGAILVGGVLFGIGWGMAGYCPGTCWAAVGEGRMDAVFALIGGLAGTAAFAHLHAWLIPAIHAPTNVGQLTLADLFGTPLVGLIVEAIFLLAAVWLIGKLWRHGESGAM; encoded by the coding sequence ATGACCGACGTTCTTCTCGGCATCCTGTCCGGCGCGGCCTTCGGATTCGTGATCCAGCGCGTCGGCGCGACTGATCCTGAAGAGATGGCGCTTGGCCATCTCATGCAAGACCCCCGGATTCCGCAATTCATGCTTCTGGCGGTGCTGTTCTCGGCCATCGGCCTGTTCAGCCTTCAGGCCGCCGGCGGCGGGAACACCCTGATACTACCACTTACCTTTGGCGCAATTCTGGTGGGCGGCGTGCTATTCGGCATTGGCTGGGGCATGGCGGGCTACTGTCCGGGAACCTGCTGGGCCGCGGTCGGCGAAGGCCGCATGGACGCGGTGTTCGCCCTCATCGGCGGACTGGCCGGGACCGCCGCCTTCGCGCACCTTCATGCCTGGCTTATCCCCGCCATACACGCCCCTACCAACGTGGGACAGCTTACGCTGGCCGACCTGTTCGGAACGCCGCTGGTGGGACTGATCGTCGAAGCCATTTTCCTGCTCGCAGCAGTCTGGCTCATTGGCAAACTCTGGCGGCACGGCGAAAGCGGAGCCATGTGA
- a CDS encoding YeeE/YedE thiosulfate transporter family protein produces MKPTNTDPKRWPVVPAAVALAGIIVFIFATYGPPASSSGFVTTLKGFFLEVAPKYAETNPHYSALPGPGSWLMGFVIGMAAGGFAAGITGGRKVRDVPEIWVRRFGKSRIKRYATTFAGGFLILFGARLAGGCTLGLFMSGSIQMALSGLLFGAVIFATAMLSARIVYGKTNGRKQ; encoded by the coding sequence ATGAAACCGACCAACACCGATCCCAAACGCTGGCCGGTCGTCCCGGCGGCTGTGGCGCTTGCAGGAATCATCGTCTTCATCTTCGCCACATACGGCCCGCCCGCATCGTCGAGCGGTTTCGTGACCACGCTCAAGGGCTTCTTTCTTGAAGTGGCACCGAAGTACGCCGAAACCAATCCGCACTACTCCGCCCTTCCCGGACCGGGCTCATGGCTCATGGGCTTCGTCATCGGCATGGCGGCCGGTGGATTCGCCGCGGGCATCACCGGCGGCAGAAAGGTCCGCGATGTGCCCGAAATCTGGGTGCGCCGCTTCGGCAAAAGCCGCATCAAGCGTTACGCAACCACCTTCGCAGGCGGGTTCCTGATTCTGTTCGGAGCACGTCTGGCAGGCGGCTGTACGCTGGGACTGTTCATGTCCGGCAGCATCCAGATGGCCCTGAGCGGCCTGCTCTTCGGCGCGGTGATTTTCGCAACAGCCATGCTCTCGGCACGAATCGTCTACGGAAAGACCAACGGGAGGAAACAATGA
- a CDS encoding sulfurtransferase: protein MSSVMIKRIVIAGFLILAGMWSLASAPRVDAYADPGLLAGPKWLQQHKDDPGVAVVDVREDKYFDGKVIPGAVRMPWRSFRKNDLLYGLGGVFVGLDEAQSILGEHGIARSDTVVLYDSVERDGGATASYVFWVLDLLGHDDVKILERGIDGWREAGYELSDNPAKQEPVLYQAPVDEVQVQRRISGEKIYQRLNDPHYQIIDVRSRSEYLGERPNTGLDGTVLKLGHIPTAYNVNYTHNWTSEETKDIKPAAELAQMYAGMDRSKGTVVYCHSGRRGSFGYFILRLMGFQDVRLYENSWFEWGSHENFFPVETKENLPPSGAPISMTPMKKTSSSGKTGSRGGSGSSGGSSGSGDGYVSCGG from the coding sequence ATGTCTTCGGTCATGATCAAACGCATCGTCATCGCGGGATTTCTGATTCTCGCGGGGATGTGGAGCCTCGCCTCGGCACCGAGGGTGGACGCGTACGCCGACCCGGGCCTGCTGGCCGGCCCAAAGTGGCTGCAGCAGCACAAGGATGATCCCGGCGTCGCCGTGGTCGACGTGCGCGAGGACAAGTATTTCGACGGCAAGGTCATCCCCGGCGCAGTGCGGATGCCATGGCGCTCGTTCCGCAAGAACGACCTGCTCTATGGCCTTGGCGGCGTATTCGTGGGACTCGACGAGGCCCAGTCCATTCTGGGCGAGCACGGCATTGCCCGTTCGGATACCGTGGTACTTTACGACTCCGTGGAGCGCGACGGCGGTGCCACGGCATCATACGTTTTCTGGGTACTGGACCTGCTCGGGCATGATGACGTGAAGATTCTCGAACGAGGCATCGACGGTTGGCGGGAAGCCGGATACGAGCTATCCGACAATCCTGCCAAGCAAGAGCCGGTGCTCTATCAGGCCCCGGTGGATGAAGTGCAGGTTCAGCGGCGCATCAGCGGCGAAAAGATCTACCAGCGACTGAACGATCCCCACTACCAGATCATCGACGTGCGCTCGCGCTCCGAATATCTGGGCGAACGGCCCAACACCGGGCTGGACGGAACCGTTCTCAAGCTGGGGCACATCCCCACCGCCTACAACGTGAACTACACCCACAACTGGACCTCCGAGGAGACAAAGGACATCAAGCCCGCAGCCGAGCTGGCCCAGATGTACGCGGGCATGGACCGCTCCAAGGGAACGGTGGTCTATTGTCATTCGGGCCGGCGCGGTTCGTTCGGATACTTCATCCTTCGCCTCATGGGGTTTCAGGACGTGAGACTCTACGAGAACTCGTGGTTTGAATGGGGCTCGCATGAGAACTTCTTCCCGGTGGAGACCAAGGAAAACCTGCCGCCGTCCGGTGCGCCGATTTCAATGACTCCCATGAAGAAAACCTCGTCATCCGGCAAGACGGGATCGCGGGGAGGCTCCGGTAGTTCCGGCGGCTCCAGCGGCTCCGGTGACGGATACGTTTCCTGCGGAGGCTGA
- a CDS encoding glycine betaine ABC transporter substrate-binding protein — protein sequence MKVVRNLFISLLMVTFFAAGASAAPTVKFGVPSWPGVTVKSEVACRILQAMGYETEQIVASPSIILKSMEIAELDAYLGGWTPVEDPMLDPLIEKGVIEKVVANIEEAAVGLVVPQDLYEKGIRTAEDLDANKERFGGKIYGIGAGSGINDEIEKAIKTDAAGLGDWELVASSTSAMLAQAGNMMEKGDWVVFVGWQPHWMNIAHDLEYLDSETEGTSEIAGKTSIVYTVTTDEFNTDYPQAYAFLKQFVVPSQIQSDWIFSNKRDGLSPEKTAEEWLAANHDQVAKWLDGIKAIDGTPAIDAVYGN from the coding sequence ATGAAAGTCGTCAGGAACCTTTTCATTTCCCTGCTGATGGTAACATTTTTCGCTGCCGGGGCCTCCGCCGCCCCCACCGTCAAGTTCGGCGTGCCTTCCTGGCCCGGCGTGACGGTCAAGAGCGAGGTGGCCTGCCGCATCCTGCAGGCCATGGGTTACGAAACCGAACAGATCGTGGCCTCCCCTTCCATCATCCTCAAGTCCATGGAAATCGCCGAGCTGGACGCCTACCTCGGCGGCTGGACCCCGGTGGAAGACCCCATGCTCGACCCGCTGATCGAAAAGGGTGTGATTGAAAAGGTCGTGGCGAACATCGAGGAAGCCGCGGTGGGCCTCGTGGTCCCGCAGGATCTCTACGAAAAGGGAATCCGCACCGCCGAGGACCTTGATGCCAACAAGGAGCGCTTCGGCGGCAAGATTTACGGCATCGGCGCCGGTTCCGGCATCAACGATGAGATCGAAAAGGCCATCAAGACCGACGCGGCAGGACTCGGCGACTGGGAACTGGTGGCGTCCTCCACCTCCGCCATGCTCGCACAGGCCGGAAACATGATGGAAAAAGGCGACTGGGTCGTGTTCGTGGGCTGGCAGCCGCACTGGATGAACATCGCCCACGATCTTGAATACCTCGATTCCGAAACCGAGGGCACTTCGGAAATAGCGGGCAAGACTTCCATCGTCTACACCGTGACCACCGACGAGTTCAACACCGACTACCCGCAGGCTTACGCCTTCCTGAAGCAGTTCGTGGTCCCCTCGCAGATCCAGTCCGACTGGATTTTCAGCAACAAGCGTGACGGCCTCTCTCCGGAGAAGACCGCCGAAGAATGGCTCGCCGCCAACCATGATCAGGTCGCCAAGTGGCTCGACGGCATCAAGGCCATCGACGGCACTCCGGCCATTGACGCCGTTTACGGCAACTAG